A genome region from Bacteroidota bacterium includes the following:
- a CDS encoding adenine phosphoribosyltransferase, with product MNLKKYIRNVPDFPKEGILFHDVTTLFKNAEAFDYVLKTMASWYADKKIDYVLGIEARGFIVGGALANLLGCGFVPVRKPGKLPADVIVEEYDLEYGSDKVELHKDAFLEGDRVLIVDDLVATGGTLLAGVKLAQKLNAEIVGVATIIDMPDLGGRKKLEAFNYKYLVEYSGH from the coding sequence ATGAATCTAAAAAAATACATACGCAATGTTCCCGATTTTCCGAAAGAAGGAATTTTATTCCATGATGTAACTACATTGTTCAAAAATGCTGAGGCATTTGACTATGTCCTGAAAACCATGGCATCTTGGTATGCGGATAAGAAAATCGATTATGTTTTAGGCATTGAAGCACGCGGTTTTATTGTTGGAGGGGCTTTAGCCAACCTATTAGGCTGTGGCTTCGTCCCAGTTAGGAAACCTGGAAAATTACCAGCTGATGTGATTGTGGAAGAATATGACTTAGAATATGGAAGCGATAAAGTTGAACTTCATAAAGATGCTTTTCTTGAAGGAGATCGGGTATTAATTGTGGATGATTTGGTGGCAACAGGCGGAACATTATTGGCTGGTGTAAAACTTGCTCAAAAATTGAATGCTGAAATTGTTGGTGTAGCCACCATTATCGACATGCCTGATTTAGGAGGTCGAAAAAAACTGGAAGCCTTTAACTACAAATATTTGGTTGAGTATAGCGGACATTAA
- the dprA gene encoding DNA-protecting protein DprA, producing MQTDQLTYLISLQLTPHVGSKLAKNLIAYCGNPEAVFYEKRRSLEKIPGIGKIIAESILNFKDFERAEKEIAFIQKNNINVLVYYEDEYPDRLRHIDDAPLVLFSKGNCNLNQNRMIGVVGTRKATDYGKKVCEQLVTELKEYQACVVSGLAFGIDQLAHKTALQNGMETVAILGHGLDTIYPSQHRSLASDITNQGSILSEYISGTKPDKANFPERNRIVAGMIDGLVVIESGIRGGALITADIAFSYNREVFATPGRTDAEFSAGCNHFIKLNKASLIHNANDIAYSLGWDIKPNTQKSTKINWSELDKNEKLLVEYLNKNGKCHIDKIVAITEWKDSELSLKLLDLEFKNIIKAFPGNYYKCV from the coding sequence ATGCAAACAGATCAGCTAACATACCTAATTTCATTACAACTAACACCTCATGTTGGTTCAAAACTGGCTAAAAACCTGATTGCTTATTGTGGTAATCCTGAAGCCGTTTTCTATGAAAAAAGAAGGTCGCTGGAAAAAATACCCGGAATTGGTAAAATTATAGCTGAATCAATTCTGAATTTTAAAGATTTTGAAAGAGCAGAGAAAGAAATTGCGTTTATTCAGAAAAACAACATCAATGTTTTAGTTTATTACGAGGATGAATATCCCGACAGATTAAGGCACATTGATGATGCTCCTCTAGTTTTATTCAGTAAAGGAAACTGTAATCTGAATCAAAATAGAATGATTGGTGTTGTTGGTACACGCAAAGCAACCGATTATGGCAAAAAAGTATGCGAACAACTTGTTACCGAACTGAAAGAATATCAAGCATGTGTGGTTAGTGGTTTAGCATTTGGAATTGATCAATTAGCTCATAAAACTGCTTTACAAAATGGAATGGAAACAGTGGCAATTTTAGGGCATGGATTGGATACCATTTATCCATCCCAACATCGATCCTTAGCTAGTGATATTACAAATCAGGGGAGCATATTGTCTGAATATATCTCAGGTACTAAGCCCGATAAAGCCAATTTCCCAGAACGTAACCGAATTGTTGCAGGAATGATTGATGGCTTAGTAGTTATTGAATCAGGAATAAGAGGTGGAGCATTAATTACTGCAGATATTGCGTTCTCCTATAATCGTGAGGTTTTTGCAACACCTGGCAGAACTGACGCTGAATTTTCGGCTGGTTGTAATCACTTTATCAAATTGAATAAAGCCAGCTTGATTCACAATGCAAACGACATTGCCTATTCCCTTGGTTGGGACATTAAACCAAATACCCAAAAGTCAACAAAAATAAATTGGTCGGAATTAGACAAAAATGAGAAATTACTCGTTGAATACTTAAACAAAAATGGAAAATGCCATATCGATAAAATTGTTGCAATCACAGAATGGAAAGATTCTGAACTTTCACTAAAACTATTGGATCTTGAATTTAAAAATATAATCAAAGCTTTTCCTGGAAACTATTATAAATGTGTTTAA